In Oncorhynchus keta strain PuntledgeMale-10-30-2019 unplaced genomic scaffold, Oket_V2 Un_contig_1504_pilon_pilon, whole genome shotgun sequence, the genomic stretch AGGTGTAACATTAGACTCCTATAGTCCAATGTCTAAGGTGTAACATTAGACTCCTATAGTCCAATGTCTAAGGAGTAACATTAGACTCCTATAGTCCAATGTCTAAGGAGTAACATTAGACTCCTATAGTCCAATGTCTAAGGTGTAACATTAGACTCCTATAGTCCAATGTCTAAGGAGTAACATTAGACTCCTATAGTCCAATGTCTAAGGAGTAACATTAGACTCCTATAGTCCAATGTCTAAGGAGTAACATTAGACTCCTATAGTCCAATGTCTAAGGAGTAACATTAGACTCCTATAGTCCAATACCAGGCTGGGAGGGAAGCGTTTGATGTTAATGTTTGTTGGTGCTCCTCCAGTCTGTATTGCTTCCTACTGAACAACATATTCAAGTGTAGAAcagtattatttttttaaaacatttattttacttttattttactaggcaagtcagttaaagaacaaattcttattttcaatgacgtcctaggaacagtgggttaactgccttgtcagctctcttccacgctctaaccactaggctaccctgccgtccctacgctctaaccactaggctaacctgccgtccctacgctctaaccactaggctaacctgccgtccctacgctctaaccactaggctaacctgccgtccctaagctctaaccactgggctaacctgccgtccctacgctctaaccactaggctaacctgccgtccctacgctctaaccactgggctaacctgccgtccctacgctctaaccactaggctaccctgccgtccctaccctctaaccactaggctaacctgccgtccctacgctctaaccactaggctaccctgccgtccctacactctaaccactaggctacctgccgtccctacggtctaaccactaggctaacctgccgtccctacgctctaaccactaggctaccctgccgtccctacgctctaaccactaggctaacctgccgtccctacgctctaaccactaggctaccctgccgtccctccgctctaaccactaggctaccctgccgtccctacgctctaaccactaggctaacctgccgtccctacactctaaccactaggctaccctgccgtccctacgctctaaccactgggctaacctgccgtccctacgctctaaccactaggctaacctgccgtccctacgctctaaccactaggctaacctgccgtccctacgctctaaccgctaggctaccctgccgtccctaccctctaaccactaggctaacctgccgtccctacgctctaaccactaggctaccctgccgtccctacactctaaccactaggctacctgctgtccctacgctctaaccactaggctaacctgccgtcgccacgctctaaccactaggctaccctgccgtccctacactctaaccactaggctaccctgccgtccctacacacctctggcctgctcgcctccctaccactgaggaagtacagttcccgctcagcccagtcaaaactgttcgctgctctggccccccaatggtggaacaaactccctcacgacgccaggacagcggagtcaatcaccaccttccggagacacctgaaaccccacctctttaaggaatacctaggataggataagtaatccttctcaccccccttttaagatttagatgcactattgtaaagtgactgttccattggatgtcataaggtgaatgcaccaatttgtaagtcgctctggataagagcgtctgctaaatgacttaaatgtaaatgtaaatgtaaccactaggctaccctgccgtccctacactctaaccactaggctaccctgccgtccctacgctctaaccactaggctaccctgccgtccctacgctctaaccactaggctaccctgccgtccctacgctctaaccactaggctaccctgccgtccctacgctctaaccactaggctaccctgccgtccctacgctctaaccactaggctaccctgccgtccctacgctctaaccactaggctaccctgccgtccctacgctctaaccactaggctaccctgccgtccctacgctctaaccactaggctaacctgccgtccctccgctctaaccactaggctaacctgccgtccctacgctctaaccactaggttacccagccgtccctccgctctaaccactaggctaccctgccgtccctacgctctaaccactaggctaccctgccgtccctacgctctaaccactaggctaccctgccgtcccatgCCCCTTAATGTCCCTTTAAAACCACACATTAGTTCACCAACTGCAGAGTTTGTGCCCCTGTTTTTAAGGTGATACTCACTGGTGTTAATCAGATCTCcagtctccccctcctcttcatcGTCATCATCCCCCTCATTTTTCACTCTCATagcttcttcctcctctttcactccaaaTACATTCTCTTCTTCCTTCACTAAAACATGCTCTTCTTCCTTCACTAAAACAtgctcttcttcctctcctttcactgtgacagtcatgtacttctcctcctctttcactcccctgaaaccttcttcctctcctttcactgtgacagtcatgtacttctcctcctctttcacccagaaaccttcctctcctttcactgtgACAGTAATCTCCTCCTTCACTCGAACAACGGCGTCTTCTTCTTTCTCCACTTCTTTCCCTGTAACGCACATCGCCTCATTTACTCCAATACCTTCTTCTTCTTTCAATGTGATAACCTTCTTCTCTTCTTTCATTCCGAACGCttcttttcctcctcttcctctgccaCGACAACGTTCAGGCCACGAGCTTCTTCTTTAGCAGGGTGGGAGTAATTTAGTGAGTTCATGTCCTGAGATGTTCGCTCATTCGCATGATCGACTAGACAAGTGCTCGGCTATTTTAACCAGCTAGCTGACTAACAGCGTCAGTGTGAAATGGAATAACTTTATACGCAGACAGCGTGTTTAAAACACTGATGTCTATAACGGTCCAAAGAGCTCCAATGTTTCGGTTTTATGTCGCTTGGGAGCTACCGATGTGGTCGAATCCGTAACCGTGTTGTTGTTATCCGGTCCCGTCCACTGGATTATACGTCACGACTGACTCTTCACATGAAAGACGCACGTCGCCATCTGCTGcctggagtgggtaacgcagtttggaaaccctcagttccgaagcttctctattccgtttgttttgttgccgttaaacgtgtgttttgtagtctaagagagtttacccaggatcggatccactctttgtgtccgtggactacacctctccgttcttcgtggcctttctccgctggagatctgttggcggattggattgtctgactgaccgactgactataacctttttgtatacggtatttcatttgttttgatgtgatgatttatgtagttagttgtagttgaggacttagagttgatacgctttaaagttctgtggtaaaatattgttatattgattgtatgattaatactgggtttacgctacactgaatgaacggacaaacattgcgtgactAAGGTCAAgggagttccctgaattcctttaccgggctggactctttttatgcccgaggtacaggacatttctggaggaaccagaactcattgtgatattattatatgtgtatgtaatcattgatgttgctaatacaacccacacagaatatagttgtttttgaagttctttccaatgttttaagggtttatgaaaagtttatttccatcctgacttttacataagtcctttgtattggtgtagacttgacggaccagatgggacttattccctcccaaaccaaaaaggagaaaccaatgttttctctggtaggcacaacctacctggcacccctataaataataacctcaagtcaaaaccgttacataaaaaatggcaccccagatgggacagctcaacattgagaactaaccaaagcaaatcttttgtgtggaattaaaacaatggattcaccccaagataatgtgctcatccatgtcatacctgtcaataGGAATAAACAGGGCCATTCTGACCCTCAAGCTGACAAGATAAATCATAATGtgagataatggagttgatttgggccagagccctgggaatctgaatgctcggtCTGGACCACAGAccacaggaggtctaaccagttactcacttattgacatggatctgtgtggaagtactgagctagtcctccctctgacacccaaccttcctccattgtctggtttatctccagaggttgtagtcttacaacttcaaggtgacatccttgatattcaTCGGACTCAACATCTCCAAACTTTTATCCACCATAAATTaaaatgtctgagggaagagcaacaacagagtgccatgaaattcgaaactcactgagcactctaacccacatgctgacagagctcagtgagagtggaagacgggaaattactggtgccatggacaggcagtttgactaccaacgaaacgacctcactgccactctccaatggcgcctgcaacatcaccacactgaggtcctcaaggacgtCAATTCTGtttttttctcccatggttaacactgtaaaccacttgcagacagagctctctaattgtgctaaaatgttggatgacgtgtctgaggacatggcctccattaggcacaactccttgCACAGAGTTTCTCTGGTGTCCACttctgttcagaccactgagggccaagctggcacctctgaacagCCAATACAAGGCCATGCTGCAGCCACCCCTTGCAGGATGCAATCCACCATGCATCCTGGTGTTCATTTTCATGGTCCCAtaactccctccccctctacttcctcaatccctcctagCTCGTTTGTTCATGGTGATTTGAGTAGATGTCTTGTGGGGCCGATGCCCATTAAATTGCAATTTACCACCTTTGGGGAAAAAAGATGACAGTCCTGATCCATTAATATACCTgagagctgaaaccccaagagtcactgcctacacccccccatcgacatccccttcctttcagttaataccgcaccaactgGTGTTACCCTGTCCATAGGCCCATGGACAGGAAGAGCCATCCTGGACACCGGGTCATCCTACACACTGCTCCATGAGAAACTGTGGAAGGAGGTTAAAGGTCCACAATACAACTTGAAGCCGTGGACAGAAGGTCCACTCTATCTGGCTGATGGTGAGGCTAAACGACCACTTGGATGGAGTGAGGTAGAGTTCCACCTGTTTAACCGCTCCTATATGATTCCTTCTGTTATCCTACAAACCAGGAACCTTGCTTTTCCTGTCGTGTTGGGAACTGATTTCATGTACTTCAGTGGTGTCCAGATTGATATCACACacaattgctactggtttccatacAATCCGAGCGAGAAGCATTTCTTCCAATCACAAGCTAcgaagttacatgattggggaTCAAATGGgtcagtcttctctgccattgctccggtaccactaacccttgataatccttctgacgatctccttttacaggctgtgagaagagctcagctggaacagccagaggagttaaggccgTGAgaaggctgtgagaagagctcagctggaacagccagggAGTTGTGAgaaggctgtgagaagagctcagctggaacagccagaggagttaaggccgTGAgaaggctgtgagaagagctcagctggaacagccagaggagttaaggccgTGAgaaggctgtgagaagagctcagctggaacagccagggAGTTAAGGCCGTGAgaaggctgtgagaagagctcagctggaacagccagaggagttaaggccgTGAgaaggctgtgagaagagctcagctggaacagccagaggagttaaggctgttgaaACAGCTGCAGAATAacgctgatgtatgtacttcaagGCTGGGACGCACCggggctcctgaagcacaaaatatttcTTACACGGGAAATGCCgatcgtttgtccccagcgacACTGATCATTCAAAAGGGACTCATTAATGATATGTTAAcacaagatataatagaacgttcctcctctccctgggctgctccttTTGTCCgcatcccaaaaaagactggtggtcttagattttgtgtggactataggaagatcaacaatgtttcccagactgatgcctatcctcttcccaccatccatgagatcctggagtcattgtctggcgctgttgtgttcactacccttgacctcaatagtggttattggcaggttgagatggaccaggaaagcaaggacaagactgcgtttgtctgtgccgagggcttgttttcctttaaggtgatgcctTTTGGATTAAATAATGcacctgccactttccaaagactcatggagattgcgttaggtgagctcaaagggaagatctgtttcgtctacctggacgatataattatctactcccagaacagagaacaacactttcaagatcttcaagcagtgttggacaagctaagagaagctggtctgaccttgaatatgaagaagagcaacttctgccaaacctccctgaagttccttgcCCATATTGTGTCTTTtgacggcattcatgtggatcctgaaaagaccaaggctgtacaagacttccctgtgccagCACACTCAAGGCTCTTCAACGGTTCCTTGggatggctggatggtaccatcggtttgtgtcgaacgtctcccaggtggcagaaacCCTCAACGCGTTGAAGCGAAAAGGAGCGGAATTCCtatggacggcagagtgccagacaccctttgaaaccctgaaacgacacctcgtcacacctcccattttaggtcatcccaactttgattgcccttttgttgtttacactgatgtaagtgatgttggacttggtgctgtcctagtccaaaagactggacttggcactgaagaagtgctagcattcgcattgaatggagcagaacggaactactccacaactGAGCAATAGTGCCTTGCAGttgtctgggctttggaaaagtggaggtactacctggagggaagacacttcactgtggtcactgaccattcctcccttgtgagggtgttcaagaccaacaaaccaactaccagactcataagatgggctctacggttgggtgttcaagaccaacaaaccaactaccagactcataagatgggctctacggttgggtgttcaagaccaacaaaccaactACCAGACTCATAagactcaagcagaagagaaatgaTGATAAGAACAGAAGAGACctgcagttccagcttcgtgatcgggtgtggcttcgctctgctccttactcgaaagctgaacaattcttctcggctCCTAAATGGACCATATAGGAGAGAGACGCAGGACCTGGTAAGTTAGtgattgtggagcagatgggccctttgaactacagagtggtgaaagaggacataGGTGATGATATGTGCGTTGTCCATGTCTCAagccttaaggcctgttacccctcggctgaggaattggaggcgattgagcgccgcaaggtcctggatatctttgaagaggaaaGTGAGAAGAattttctcggattcccagacccagaagtctcaCACCTTAAggcctgtacagagtcaatgtggaggctatatacaggaggtaccagtacagagtcaatgtggaggctatatacagggggcaccagtacagagtcaatgtggagacagGAGaccagtatcccctgtatatagcctccatattgactctaccggtacctcctgtatatagcctccacattgactctgtactggtacctcctgtatatagcctccacattgactctgtactggtacccctgtatacagcctccacattgactctgtactggtacccctgtatacagcctccacattgactctgtaccggtacccctgtatatagcctccacattgactctgtaccggtaccccctgtatataacctccacattgactctgtactggtacccctgtatataacctccacattgactctgtactggtacccctgtatataacctccacattgactctgtactggtacccctgtatataacctccacattgactctgtactggtacccctgtatatagcctccacattgactctgtactggtacccctgtatataacctccacattgactctgtactggtacctcctgtatatagcctccacattgactctgtactggtaacccctgtatatggtctccacattgactctgtaatggtacctcctgtatatagcctccacattaactctgtactggtacccctgtatatagccttcacattgactctgtactggtacccgctgtatatagcctccacattaactctgtactggtacctcctgtatatagccttcacattgactctgtactggtacctcctgtatatagcctccacattaactctgtactggtacccgctgtatatagcctccacattgactctgtactggtacccctgtatataacctccacattgactctgtagccacagtatattttttttattgtgtaACTTTTTTCTTacctcttatttttcttaactacattgtttgttaagggcttgtcagtaagaaTTTCATGGtcatgtctacacctgttgtagctTTGTATTGTAGCTTTAAGGGAAGAGTATGGTCACATCTAGACAAAAACGATTGTGAAAAATGAACAGAGAAAATGTGTATAAACACACTACCTATTCATAGAAGTATTTATTCATCATCTACATATTCATATTACGCTTTTACGTCTGTGTACAGGAAAGTAGTAGTTGTAAGACGTAAGAGAAAATATATCAGCTTATTGTTAAATAATTATGACGTTCTTTCCAATACAAAAAGTGTTGTAACTATTGTTTCCaaactgcgttacccactccagcCAGCAGATGGCGACGAGCGTCTTTCAGGTGATGCTTCTTGTGTGACGTATAATGGACTGGACGGACGCTTCTTCATGAACAACAACACGGATACTATTTCAACCACGTCGGTAGCTTGCTAGCCAACATAAAAGTGAAATATTGACGTTTTAGGCCATGTTAATGTACATTAGCTAATCGCAGTGTTtaaaacacatttcagttgacGTTAACTTGAACCTAATGTGCTTGTTCAATTTGCAAATTTGTTAAAGATTGATACTGAGCCTAGCACTAGGCTATTCGCTAatgctaactaactagctaacatcCCTGACCATGAGCTCATTAAACTACTCATCCCCTGCTAAAGAAGATGATGTCTGCTGCCCGGAGAAAGAAGCTCTGGCGCTGAACATTGTCGTGAAAGACGAAGAGGAGGATattacagtgaaaggagagaaagatGTTCTGGCTCTGGACATTGTCGTGAAAGACGAAGAGGAGAATattacagtgaaaggagagaaagatGCTCTGGCTCTGGACATTGTCGTGAAAGACGAAGAGGAGGATattacagtgaaaggagagaaagatGCTCTGGCTCTGGACATTGTCGTGAAAGACGAAGAGGAGGATattacagtgaaaggagagaaagatGCTCTGGCTCTGGACATTGTCGTGAAAGACGAAGAGGAGAATattacagtgaaaggagagaaagatGCTCTGGACATTGTCGTGAAAGACGAAGAGGAGAATATTACAGTGAAAGGAGAGCAAGATGCTCTGGTGCTGAAACATTGTCGTGAAAGACGAAGAGGAGAATattacagtgaaaggagagaaagaaccTTTCAGAAtgaaaaaggaggaagaggaggctgttatagggaAAGAAGAGAAagcatcctcttcctctctaaaagGTTCTATCTCAGTAAAGGTGAAGGAGGAAGACGTTTTGGGAGTGAAAGAGGAGACAGAATATCAGATTAACACCAGTGAGTACTGTCTTAAAAACAGGGGCAAAAACTATGCAGTTGTTGAATTAATGTGTGGTTTTTAAGGGGCATTCTACTTAAGTTAAGTTCACTTCAATGTGATGTTAACTGTAACCTAATTTGCAAACTTGTTAAAGATTTATGCTGAGCCTAGCACTAGGCTATtcgctaatgctaactagctagctaacatccctGACCATGAGTTCATTAAAGTACTCATCCCCTGCTATAGAAGAGGTCTACTGTTTGGAGAAAGAAGTTCTGGCGCTGAACATTGAAGAAGAGAATGaggttacagtgaaagaagagaaaTAACCTTTTGGAATGAAAAAGGAGGAAGATGAGACTGTTATAGTGAAGGAAGAAGATGCTGTTATAGTGGAAGAACATTTCAGAAtgaaaaaggaggaagaggagactgtTATAGTGAAGGAAGAAGATGCTGTTATAGTGAAAGAACATTTCAGAATGAAAAAGGAggaagtggaggctgttatagtgaaGGAAGAGAAAGAACcgtttagagaggaagagggtgCTATCTCAATAAAGGTGAAGGAGGAAGACGTTTttggagtgaaagaggaagagacagaataTCAGATTAACACCAGTGAGTACTGT encodes the following:
- the LOC127918839 gene encoding cyclic nucleotide-gated cation channel beta-1-like isoform X1; the protein is MKEEKKVITLKEEEGIGVNEAMCVTGKEVEKEEDAVVRVKEEITVTVKGEEGFWVKEEEKYMTVTVKGEEEEHVLVKEEEHVLVKEEENVFGVKEEEEAMRVKNEGDDDDEEEGETGDLINTKERPDSQSDGRKSPLGNQTQRRPNQQDHTTAPSVERVFPGYGTGKYMREYTLE
- the LOC127918839 gene encoding cyclic nucleotide-gated cation channel beta-1-like isoform X2, translating into MKEEKKVITLKEEEGIGVNEAMCVTGKEVEKEEDAVVRVKEEITVTVKGEEGFWVKEEEKYMTVTVKGEEEEHVLVKEEENVFGVKEEEEAMRVKNEGDDDDEEEGETGDLINTKERPDSQSDGRKSPLGNQTQRRPNQQDHTTAPSVERVFPGYGTGKYMREYTLE